The following is a genomic window from Aeromonas sp. FDAARGOS 1405.
GTGTTTGCCTGCGCCCAGCTCGCTGGTGGTGGCGAGCAGGCCGCCCACCAGTGCACCTGCAATCACATAGCTCAGGATCCGGCCGAGGTTGTAGTTGAGCAGATAGGCAAGCCGCCCCCAGAAGTGCTGCTTGTTGGCGGGGATCGCCATGGAGAGCGCGGCGGAGACGCCACCGCACATGCCGATACAGTGGGCAGAGCCTGCCAGTCCGACCAGCAGGGCGCCGGCCAGATCAAGGTTGTGGGTCATGGTCAGCAGGCTTTACGGGTTTGTGGGCAGGTTGCTCTTCGTCAAACAGGATGTTGGAACCCTGCCGGTCGAGATCTTCAAACTGTTCGGAGCGAATGGCCCAGAAGAAGACGACCCCGGCGATGATCACAAACAGGATGGCGATGGGGATCAGGACAAAAATTATATTCATGAGAGGTACCTTGGCGTTCATCCTTGGCAAGTGTCCCCTATGGTAACCCTGTTTGGGCAGGGGGCCAGCCGCTATCAGTGAGAAATGTGGCCTGCATTGGAGGCAGGCCACATTTTCAGCTATTTTCCGCCACCGGTCTCATCGGTTGAGGCGCATCGAGTTGGTTACCACGATGAGTGAACTGAGCGACATGCCCGCCGCCGCCAGATAGGGGGGCAGCCAGCCGCAGGCCGCCAGCGGCAGCACCAGCAGGTTGTAACCGATGGACCAGGCGAAGTTCTCGATGATGATCTTGCGGGTACGCATTGCCAGCACTCTGGCCTCGAGCAGTCGGCTCAGGTCATCGGCCAGCAGGATGGCATCGGCGCTGTTTTTCGCCAGATCGGTGCCACCAGCCATGGCAAACGAGGCGTGAGCGCCAGCCAGTACCGGGGCGTCGTTGATGCCATCGCCCACCATGATGCTGATATCCCCTTGGGCTTCCCGGGCCTTGAGGTAGGCCAGCTTGCCATCGGGCGAGACCCCCTTGACCAGCTCATCCACTCCTAGCTCGCGGGCAATCTCGTCTGCCTGCAAAGAGCTGTCGCCAGTCAGCACGGTAGTTTGCAGACCGGCCGCCTTGAATGCCGCGATCAGCGCCCTGGCATCGGGGCGCAGGGTATCTTCCAGATTGAAGCGGGCCAAGACCTTCTGCTCGTCGGCCAGATAGATAGCCAGACCGCGGCCGCGTTCTTGCGCCGGATCCAGCCCAAGCCAGCGGGCACTGCCGATGCGGTAGCGTACGCCATCCACCAGAGCTGTGATGCCGTGACCGATGACCGGAGTGATCTCGCGGGTGGATGGCAGCACACTGATACTGTCGGCAGGTAGCCGGAAGGCGCGAGCTATGGGGTGTTCGGATTGCGCCTCCATGGCCCGGGCGATGGCGAGGCATTGCGTCTCGTCCATCTCTGCCAAGGTAGTGGTGCCTGTCAGACTGATCTCACCGGTGGTCAGGGTGCCGGTCTTGTCCATCACGATCCGGTTTGCCTTGGTCAGCACGTCCAGCACATGACCACGGCGCAGCAGAATGCCGTTGCGGGTCAGATTGGCGGTGGCCGAGGTCAGGGCAGTCGGAGTCGCCAGCGACAGGGCACAGGGGCAGGTGGCAACCAGCACGGCCAGCGCGATCCAGAATGCCTGTTCCGGTTGGTGGAAGTGCCAGAAGGTCCAGACCGCAGCGGCAATGATCAGCAGCACCAGAATAAAGTGGCGCGACAGCTGATCCGCCATCTGGGCGATGGCCGGTTTGTCGTCGAGGGCGTGATCCTGTAGCCGCATGATCTGGGCGATCCGCGACTCTTCGATGCGGTGGGTCACCCGGATCTGTAGCGGTGCATCCGTGTTGATGGTGCCGGCATAGACCTGCTCACCGCGCTGTTTAAGCAGGGGCAGCTGTTCACCGGTCAGCATGGATTCGTTGAGGCTGGCTTGCCCTTCGACAATGATGCCGTCCGCAGGCAAGGTTGCTCCGGCCAGCACCCGTACCCGATCGCCGACCTGCAAGGTCTTGGCCGCTACCTCATGCTCTCCTTTATCATCGATGCGGGTCGCCATAATTGGCACCAGTCGCGCCAGGTTGGAGCTCGACTCCGACGCCTTGCGCCGGGCCCGCAATTCGAGAAAGCGCCCCAGCAGCAGGAAGAAGACGAACATGGTGATGGAGTCGTAATAGACCTCACCGGTATTGAACACGGTGGCCCACATGGAGGCGATAAAAGCCCCGATCAGCGCCAGCGACACCGACACATCCATCGACAGGTGACCCTGTTTCAGGCTGCGCCAGGCACCCACGTAAAAGGGTTGGGCCGAGTAGATCATGATGGGGGTGGAGAGCAGCAGGCTTATCCACTTGAAGTAGACCATGAACTCATCTTCAACGCTGATGAAGAGATCCATATAGAGGGCCACGGCGCACATCATCACCTGCATTGAGCCCAGCCCTGCCAGTGCCAGCCGGAACATATAGCTGCGCACCTCTTTGGCGTAGAGCGCCTCCTGTTGATGGGTCTGGAACGGATAGGCGCGATAGCCGATCTGGGCAAATCCCTTGAGGATGTTACTCAGGGAGAGCTGGTCCGGATCCCACTTGATGCGAGCCCGGTGGGTGGTGGTGTTGACGTTGATGTAGCGCAGGCCCGTCAGTGTCATTAAGTGGCGTTCGATCAGCCAGGCACAGGCGGCGCAGGTTAGCCCTTCTACTGTCAGCTGGATTTCGCGAAGGGTACCACTGTCGGTGACAAACTCCTGTTGCACTTCTGCCAGATCGTAGTGGGTGAGGGCGGCCAGCTCCTCGGGCACCAGATCGCCCTTGGTGCCAGGAGCGGTGCGGTGATCGTAGT
Proteins encoded in this region:
- the ccoS gene encoding cbb3-type cytochrome oxidase assembly protein CcoS, which produces MNIIFVLIPIAILFVIIAGVVFFWAIRSEQFEDLDRQGSNILFDEEQPAHKPVKPADHDPQP
- a CDS encoding heavy metal translocating P-type ATPase; amino-acid sequence: MTPCFHCGEPVPANSGYSLEIKGIVRPMCCPGCQAVAETIMECGLASYYDHRTAPGTKGDLVPEELAALTHYDLAEVQQEFVTDSGTLREIQLTVEGLTCAACAWLIERHLMTLTGLRYINVNTTTHRARIKWDPDQLSLSNILKGFAQIGYRAYPFQTHQQEALYAKEVRSYMFRLALAGLGSMQVMMCAVALYMDLFISVEDEFMVYFKWISLLLSTPIMIYSAQPFYVGAWRSLKQGHLSMDVSVSLALIGAFIASMWATVFNTGEVYYDSITMFVFFLLLGRFLELRARRKASESSSNLARLVPIMATRIDDKGEHEVAAKTLQVGDRVRVLAGATLPADGIIVEGQASLNESMLTGEQLPLLKQRGEQVYAGTINTDAPLQIRVTHRIEESRIAQIMRLQDHALDDKPAIAQMADQLSRHFILVLLIIAAAVWTFWHFHQPEQAFWIALAVLVATCPCALSLATPTALTSATANLTRNGILLRRGHVLDVLTKANRIVMDKTGTLTTGEISLTGTTTLAEMDETQCLAIARAMEAQSEHPIARAFRLPADSISVLPSTREITPVIGHGITALVDGVRYRIGSARWLGLDPAQERGRGLAIYLADEQKVLARFNLEDTLRPDARALIAAFKAAGLQTTVLTGDSSLQADEIARELGVDELVKGVSPDGKLAYLKAREAQGDISIMVGDGINDAPVLAGAHASFAMAGGTDLAKNSADAILLADDLSRLLEARVLAMRTRKIIIENFAWSIGYNLLVLPLAACGWLPPYLAAAGMSLSSLIVVTNSMRLNR